The following is a genomic window from Cupriavidus basilensis.
CCACGGCTTCGGCGATCAGGTCCGAGGCATTGGCCGAAATGATATGGACGCCCAGCAGCTCGTCGGTCTTTGCGTCCGCAATCATCTTGATGAAACCGTCCGGGCGGCCGATGCCGAGTGCGCGGCCATTAGCCATCATCGGGAACTGGCCCGTTCGGACCTCCCGTCCTTCGGCACTCAACTGGGCCTCGGACTTGCCCACCCAGGCGATTTCCGGCTCCGTATAGATTACCCACGGAATGCAGTTGTAGTCGATGTGCGGCTTCTGCCCATCAATGATTTCCGCAACCATGACGCCTTCGTCTTCGGCCTTGTGGGCCAGCATCGGGCCGCGTACTACATCGCCAATTGCGTAGATCCCCGGCACGGACGTGCGGCACTGATCGTCAACTGGAACGAAGCCGCGCGGGTCGGAGGACAGGCCCACGGTGTCCAGTCCGAGATTGTCGGTATTGGGGACCCGGCCGATCGACACGATCAGGCGATCCGCATCAAGTTTCTGGTCGGCGCCGTCCTTGTCCGTGTAGGCAATGCTGACCCCTTTGGCGCTCGCGTCGATCTTGCCAATACTGACCCCAAGATGGATCGTCAGTCCCTGCTTCTTGAATAGCTTGGCCGCCTCCTTCGCCACGGACTCGTCGAGCGCCCCAAGGAAAGTTGGCAGCGCTTCGAGCAGGGTCACCTCGGCGCCGAGTCGCCGCCACACCGAACCAAGCTCAAGCCCGATAACGCCCGCACCGATCACCGCGAGCTTCCTGGGGACTGTGTCGAACGACAGCGCGCCCTCGTTATCCGACACGATCTTGTTATCGACGGGAACGTCAGGCAGATGACGCGCCTTGGAGCCTGTCGCAATGATGACGTTACGTGCCGTGACTGTCTTGGTGTCGTTGCCTTCGATCGCTTCCACGGCGATCACGCCGTCGGTGCCGCGACTCTTGAACTTGCCATGGCCCTTGATCCAGGTCACCTTGTTCTTGCGGAACAGGAATTCGACACCGCCCGTGAACTTGTCAACAATGGCAGCCTTTCGCTTGATCATTTGCGCAAGGTCCAGCGCCACTTCCTTGACCTTTACGCCGTGCTCGGCGAGCCCGTGCAGCGCATGTTCAAAGTGTTCCGAGGACGCGAGCAGCGCCTTGCTCGGGATGCAGCCGACGTTCAGGCAGGTGCCCCCGAGCCGGGGCTTGCCCGCGCCGTCTCTCCATTCCTCGATGCAGGCCACGGTCTTTCCCAGCTGTGCTGCGCGGATCGCCGCGATATAGCCGCCTGGGCCGGAACCGATCACGATCACGTCAAAATCAGCGTTGGCTGAAGCGGGTGCGCCGCCTCCAGCAGTCGTGTTGACCTGCGCAGCGACTGATGTGGGAGCCGGCGTTGACGTGGGCGTCGCTACAGGTGCGGAGGCAGCAGGGGCAGCCACGGTTGCCTTGCCTTCCGTATCAACCAGCGCGATCACTTCGTCGGCATGTACCGTGGCGCCATCGGGCTGGAATATTTTGGCCAGCACACCGTTGGCCGGACAGGGCACTTCGAGTGTCACCTTGTCCGTTTCCAGTTCCACCAGAATCTCGTCACGCTGGACGGCCTCGCCGGCCTTCTTTTTCCACTGAATCAGTGTTGCCTCCGAAACCGATTCAGAGAGTTGGGGCACTTTCACTTCGATCGCGGCCATGTGCTCTTCCCTTGTTTTTTGCGTGGCGAGGGTTTTTCAGTTTAGGCGAGCTTACCCTTGACGGGTAGCGACTTGTCTCGGAGGAGTGATCTCAGCCGCGATGCCCGCTCTAGGCCGTCAATGTCCGCTGAAATCTCCTCATGCTCTGCGCTATCTGTGAGACGTACTGGTCCGAAATGCCGCGGTCCGCCAGGGCTGTGTCGAGTCCCAGTATGTAGTCCGCATTAGATCCGAATACACCGGCTGCCTTCGCCGCAAGCCGTGCAACGGTAGGTACCGATGCATCGGCTTCATAAAGCGCCTGTTCGGTGTTCGCGGCAAAGACAATGGCCTGCACCTTCTCGCCATTTTCGAGCACCAGCGGGTTCCAGATCGGCCGATACACTCCGCTGCACATCTCCCTTGCCCACAGGAGGCGCAATTCGTTCAGCGCCTGATCGTCGGGCAGCCGGTACGCAACCCCTTGCGTATTCCCGCCAGGTTCCAAGCCAAGCACGCGCCCCGGCTGCTCCGGCGTACCACGCGCAGATATGGAGCGAATGCAGAAGCTGCGGCGCCATCCTTCGAGTGTGGCAGTCCGGTGCTCGTCGAAGGCGATCAATGGGTTCCAGATTAACGAACCATAGGCGAAGACCCAAATCGAACCAGCGAGGCGCGCATTGAGCGTTGCATTAAGCGATTGCTCGAGAGCAGCGTCGGTCCACGACAGGTCAGCAGGCATGGCAAGTCTGCTGCGGATACTGCCGTCGACAAGATCTTTTCGGGTCAGATTGCCCATGGGGTGCATTTCACGGAGAGTCATGGCAGCCGGCTGGCAACTTCTGCCGCGGAGAGCAGCCAGTATGGCCAGTTGGAACTTGGGACTTTCGCCGTGCCCTTGCTTGGAGATGCGGACACCCGGGGGCAGTGTCTTTCATAAGGACACTGCCCGCATTCGATCTCAGGCTGCCCCGACTTGGTCCTTGCCCGGAGTCCATGCCGTCCCTCGCACCAGTTTGCGTCCAAAGCGGTGCAGCAGGTGCGGAAAATCGGCCAGGGTCGCTGCCTGACGGTCCGCTTCACTGATTAGTTCCAGCCGGACGGCGTCGCCGGCGCGCGGGTCTACGCTAAGGGTTATCTGGTCCCCGCGCCGCAGCAGCAGGTCTTCGCCACTATCGAGCCAGTAGTCCTCTGGATCACCTTCGCGTGTCATCCACAGGTCGGTACCTGCGGCCTCGTCCACGTGGAGGCGCTGTGCCGCATGTATCGACAGCGTGGTAACTTCGCCAGGCCTCAGGGCGAACTCTGTCTTTGTGAGAAAAGCTTGCATGATGGATCTCCTGTCCGCCCCCTGTGGCGTTGTTGCCGGAGCTGTGCTGCGTCCATTCTGACTAGACAATCAAGGGGCGGAAAAGCAGAAAAGTTGGTGCGCCGGTCAAGCGAATTCTAGAGATCGCTCGGCCGCTGGCAAAACGAAATATGTTTCCAGT
Proteins encoded in this region:
- a CDS encoding DUF2917 domain-containing protein, with translation MQAFLTKTEFALRPGEVTTLSIHAAQRLHVDEAAGTDLWMTREGDPEDYWLDSGEDLLLRRGDQITLSVDPRAGDAVRLELISEADRQAATLADFPHLLHRFGRKLVRGTAWTPGKDQVGAA
- the lpdA gene encoding dihydrolipoyl dehydrogenase; translation: MIVIGSGPGGYIAAIRAAQLGKTVACIEEWRDGAGKPRLGGTCLNVGCIPSKALLASSEHFEHALHGLAEHGVKVKEVALDLAQMIKRKAAIVDKFTGGVEFLFRKNKVTWIKGHGKFKSRGTDGVIAVEAIEGNDTKTVTARNVIIATGSKARHLPDVPVDNKIVSDNEGALSFDTVPRKLAVIGAGVIGLELGSVWRRLGAEVTLLEALPTFLGALDESVAKEAAKLFKKQGLTIHLGVSIGKIDASAKGVSIAYTDKDGADQKLDADRLIVSIGRVPNTDNLGLDTVGLSSDPRGFVPVDDQCRTSVPGIYAIGDVVRGPMLAHKAEDEGVMVAEIIDGQKPHIDYNCIPWVIYTEPEIAWVGKSEAQLSAEGREVRTGQFPMMANGRALGIGRPDGFIKMIADAKTDELLGVHIISANASDLIAEAVAALEFKAASEDIGMISHPHPSLSEVMREAALAVQKRALNM
- a CDS encoding gamma-glutamylcyclotransferase, with the protein product MGNLTRKDLVDGSIRSRLAMPADLSWTDAALEQSLNATLNARLAGSIWVFAYGSLIWNPLIAFDEHRTATLEGWRRSFCIRSISARGTPEQPGRVLGLEPGGNTQGVAYRLPDDQALNELRLLWAREMCSGVYRPIWNPLVLENGEKVQAIVFAANTEQALYEADASVPTVARLAAKAAGVFGSNADYILGLDTALADRGISDQYVSQIAQSMRRFQRTLTA